One segment of Brassica napus cultivar Da-Ae chromosome C3, Da-Ae, whole genome shotgun sequence DNA contains the following:
- the LOC125583112 gene encoding uncharacterized protein LOC125583112, translating into MDKADKTSWNYNDWCINPSSSRLATISKSYTPFRKSNPDSYADTSFTDEITLIEIPMKFSFPSIKAYDGTTDSNDHVAQYKQRMLAVALPKGSPKATMCKEFSSTLTGPTLQCSRNLEKTSDSLYKILQHQTEPLRGYIARLNQEKVAIPECSIPTAISAFKRGLLPDGDFYKELTKYQCKTKEDVLSRAWAHVKWEEDVSSRAKAQQKPDPMTIRLDQTERDEKPSQRPASDSGNRNRGRYQNRPIEKAEGMEVSTWPDISHLSVSTLELVNVLRQMGQQVK; encoded by the exons atggacaaggctg ataaaacGAGCTGGAACTACAATGATTggtgtataaaccctagttctagccgcctagctaCAATCTCTAAGTCTTATACACCATTCCGTAAGAGCAACCCCGACTCTTATGCCGATACTTCTTTCACGGATGAGATCACCTTGATTGAGATACCCATGAAGTTCTCCTTCCCCAGCATAAAGGCGTATGACGGCACCACCGATTCGAATGACCACGTCGCCCAATACAAACAAAGGATGCTCGCCGTAGCACTCCCAAAGGGGTCGCCCAAAGCTACCATGTGCAAAGAGTTCAGCTCCACTCTGACCGGACCCACTCTGCAATG CAGCAGGAACCTGGAGAAAACCTCTGATAGCCTCTACAAGATCCTCCAGCACCAGACGGAACCCCTACGAGGCTACATAGCCCGCTTAAATCAAGAGAAGGTGGCTATTCCCGAATGCAGCATCCCCACTGCTATCTCTGCCTTCAAGAGAGGCTTGCTCCCCGACGGAGACTTCTATAAGGAGTTAACCAAATACCAATGCAAAACAAAGGAAGACGTCCTATCTCGAGCCTGGGCGCATGTAAAATGGGAGGAAGATGTCTCCAGCCGCGCTAAGGCGCAACAAAAACCAGATCCCATGACGATCAGACTAGACCAAACCGAGCGAGACGAGAAACCCTCTCAAAGACCGGCTAGTGACTCTGGAAATCGAAACCGGGGGAGATACCAGAACCGGCCGATCGAGAAGGCAGAAGGGATGGAAGTGTCCACGTGGCCAGACATCTCTCACCTCTCCGTCTCAACGCTGGAGCTGGTCAATGTTCTGAGgcagatgggccaacaggtcAAGTAG